In Candidatus Cohnella colombiensis, one DNA window encodes the following:
- a CDS encoding response regulator transcription factor, translating to MRRATARWGRSSMYRFLVLEKKEGDGVMDAHKIMIVDDDPHICEIVQVYCEREGFKSSYCHSGTEAMKLLASFEPDLIVLDVMLANENGIDWCRNARSYTNAPIVFLSSHEEDEVKISALSDGGDDYVTKPFSPGVLMAKIKAHLRRVSAGRREQLLELPGLTLDYLAQSAIMGSETVFLSTKEFGLLSYMAQNVNRAVSVDALFQLIWGTESLEDTRTVAVHISNLRKKIEVDPANPERIVTVRGAGYMLVARSAL from the coding sequence GTGCGGAGAGCGACGGCAAGATGGGGTCGATCTTCTATGTATCGCTTCCTTGTATTGGAGAAGAAGGAAGGTGACGGTGTGATGGACGCGCACAAAATCATGATCGTCGACGATGATCCCCATATCTGCGAGATTGTTCAGGTGTATTGCGAGAGGGAAGGCTTCAAATCCTCCTATTGCCACAGCGGGACAGAAGCCATGAAGCTACTTGCGTCGTTCGAACCGGATTTGATTGTACTGGATGTCATGCTGGCTAATGAAAACGGGATTGATTGGTGCAGGAACGCACGCAGCTACACGAATGCGCCAATCGTGTTTCTGAGCAGCCATGAGGAAGACGAGGTAAAAATCAGCGCATTATCCGATGGCGGCGACGATTATGTGACCAAGCCGTTCAGTCCGGGCGTACTCATGGCCAAGATCAAGGCGCATCTTCGCAGAGTGTCGGCGGGCAGAAGGGAGCAACTGTTGGAGTTGCCGGGTTTGACGCTGGATTACCTCGCACAGTCCGCAATAATGGGTAGTGAAACCGTCTTTTTGTCGACGAAAGAGTTCGGTCTACTGTCCTATATGGCACAAAACGTTAATCGCGCCGTCAGTGTCGATGCGTTGTTTCAACTCATCTGGGGAACGGAAAGTCTGGAGGATACGAGAACGGTTGCTGTACACATCAGCAACTTACGCAAAAAAATCGAAGTTGACCCTGCCAATCCTGAGCGAATCGTTACGGTTCGGGGGGCCGGATATATGCTGGTTGCCAGAAGTGCGTTGTAA
- a CDS encoding ATP-binding protein: MRGILRFGSRSILLYIATAVIVGLVASIAVVSAPDSPKLQSEEGILDLTQVHVSENPLKLQGEWAFYWQELLSPEDIQIRLARDGNRDRWISIPSSWLGYRLDGQQLNGTGFATFRVVIHLSEQDRNERLALRLPTIFHAYKLWVNGELLAEVGVVGQDKSSVTPNLATKLVFFQPENDTVELVMQVANFQHNRGGITKDIELGGSDVLTVRTNLRIAAEMFITASLLVIGMYHLLLFVLRRKDKAPLYFGLFTLLFGIRSLLVGELLLTQLWPAFPWELQFKIEYLILCSGGYIITRYFDIIFPNYVSRWFHLVSRIVTGAFCILIVVTPALIFTKMLPMIGVMVAFHIVYLMVGLVHSAMRRMEGALIFLLVSMFAFVTTINDFLYYNEWSLIGNTSPLGLLVFTIAQMMLLSSRFTRAATNEERIARQLQDANNKLTEMNMNLEQTVQERTQALSAAHNDLRTSYDRLLHSEQGRKKLLAYITHDLRMPLSSMLGYVEAVQDRVKPERNEQYLKYIQDNTIRINRMIEELSFLSHLETGQVSYRMEPVHIAYFLRRFYEQYELVVRDAGLDFMLDIGDAEDQRPNFPVVEMDAQRLEQALFNLVSNAMKFTSRGGLVRIALAVDEENHTRYAIISVQDSGTGIPPDQLEQIFDRNYRYDRPGLEMGVEGSGLGLAICREIVQAHGGTVRAESDGKMGSIFYVSLPCIGEEGR; this comes from the coding sequence ATGAGGGGTATTCTCCGATTCGGTTCTCGTTCGATCTTGCTTTATATAGCTACTGCCGTTATTGTCGGTTTGGTTGCAAGCATTGCTGTCGTCTCTGCGCCTGACTCCCCTAAGTTACAAAGTGAAGAAGGCATTCTGGATTTAACGCAGGTTCATGTCAGTGAGAATCCGCTAAAGTTACAAGGGGAGTGGGCGTTCTACTGGCAAGAGCTGCTTTCACCGGAGGACATACAGATCCGCTTGGCAAGGGACGGAAATCGTGACCGCTGGATCAGCATTCCGAGCTCCTGGTTAGGATATCGGCTAGATGGTCAGCAGCTGAATGGTACAGGCTTTGCGACATTTCGGGTAGTCATCCATCTTAGCGAGCAAGACAGGAACGAGCGGCTTGCTCTGCGGTTGCCTACTATTTTTCATGCGTATAAATTATGGGTGAATGGCGAGCTACTGGCAGAAGTCGGCGTCGTTGGTCAGGACAAGAGCAGCGTGACACCGAATCTGGCAACGAAGCTGGTGTTCTTTCAGCCAGAGAATGACACGGTGGAGTTGGTTATGCAAGTCGCCAATTTCCAACATAATCGAGGCGGCATCACCAAGGATATAGAGCTTGGCGGCAGTGATGTGTTAACGGTGAGGACAAATCTGAGAATCGCCGCTGAAATGTTCATCACCGCAAGCCTGCTGGTGATTGGCATGTATCACCTGCTGTTGTTCGTCCTGCGTCGCAAGGACAAGGCTCCATTGTATTTTGGCCTGTTCACCTTGTTGTTTGGTATCCGATCCTTGCTGGTCGGCGAGCTCTTGCTCACACAATTATGGCCAGCTTTTCCATGGGAATTGCAGTTCAAGATCGAGTACCTGATTCTTTGCAGCGGTGGGTATATCATCACAAGGTACTTTGATATCATTTTCCCGAATTATGTGTCGCGTTGGTTTCATCTTGTCTCGCGGATCGTAACAGGCGCATTCTGTATACTTATTGTGGTGACCCCTGCACTTATATTTACAAAAATGTTACCGATGATCGGTGTGATGGTTGCTTTTCATATCGTTTATCTGATGGTAGGGCTAGTCCATTCGGCTATGAGACGTATGGAGGGAGCGCTGATCTTCCTGCTGGTGTCGATGTTTGCTTTTGTTACTACCATCAACGATTTTTTATATTACAACGAATGGTCGCTAATCGGAAATACATCTCCGCTTGGACTCTTGGTGTTTACGATCGCACAGATGATGCTGCTTTCTTCCAGATTTACGAGGGCAGCAACGAACGAGGAGAGGATTGCACGCCAGCTGCAGGACGCTAACAACAAGCTGACCGAAATGAATATGAATTTGGAACAGACAGTGCAGGAACGCACACAGGCCTTATCCGCAGCTCATAATGATCTCCGCACTTCGTATGACCGGTTGCTTCACTCCGAGCAAGGGAGGAAAAAGCTCCTAGCCTATATTACACATGATCTGCGTATGCCGCTGTCCAGCATGCTTGGTTATGTAGAAGCTGTACAGGACAGGGTCAAGCCGGAACGTAATGAACAGTACTTGAAGTATATCCAGGATAACACGATAAGGATTAACCGCATGATCGAGGAGTTGTCCTTCTTGTCGCATCTAGAGACGGGACAAGTCTCGTACCGAATGGAGCCGGTTCACATAGCCTACTTTTTACGCCGGTTCTATGAACAGTATGAGCTCGTTGTGCGTGACGCAGGGTTGGACTTTATGCTGGATATTGGAGATGCGGAAGATCAACGACCTAACTTTCCTGTAGTTGAGATGGATGCACAAAGATTAGAGCAGGCGTTGTTTAATCTCGTGTCGAACGCGATGAAGTTCACCTCTAGAGGTGGACTGGTACGTATTGCGCTAGCTGTGGATGAGGAGAATCATACCCGCTATGCGATCATTAGCGTGCAAGACTCTGGCACAGGTATTCCTCCAGATCAGCTTGAGCAAATCTTCGATCGCAATTACAGGTATGATCGACCGGGCTTGGAAATGGGAGTAGAGGGTAGCGGGCTCGGGCTGGCGATTTGCAGGGAAATCGTTCAAGCGCATGGAGGGACGGTTCGTGCGGAGAGCGACGGCAAGATGGGGTCGATCTTCTATGTATCGCTTCCTTGTATTGGAGAAGAAGGAAGGTGA